The Penicillium psychrofluorescens genome assembly, chromosome: 2 nucleotide sequence CGCGATCATGATGTACATGTCCGGCAATAGCCTGCAGATTTTTAGTATCATGATGGTGTTCATGCTCTTCAAGGGTCCCATCCAGGGGTTGTTCAATACCAATGCCGCATTCGCCAAATTTGACACCGAGTCGACGCGCGCGAAGCTGGTCGGTGTCAAGGCGGTTTATGTACTGATGCAGCTGGGACTGTTGGCTCTGGGGATTTGGAAGGTTAATGCCATGGGTCTTTTGCCGTATGCTCTTATCCTTTATCTTTTTCTGATGGAACTGAACTGACTGGGTGGACAGGACTACGAGGTCGGATTGGTTGGCCTGGGAGTCAGAACGGCAACCTTTGGAGCGGGCTTATTTTGCTTTTAGCTGATGCAGGAAGGAGACATACGAGGCAAAATAGATTGTTTCTGAATAATTTGAAGCTGCTTTCGTCCTGATTCATCGAATGCCCATTCGCAGAACCATGTGCCGGGAAGGCATTATTCTCATCACACTTTTACTACTTGTAGTTTCGAAATACGTTCGATGAAGAATAGTCTAAAGCTGAATATGAATATCCTAAGTTAAGTCCTCTATAGTAAGTCGAAAGACCATTATTATGCCAGTGCAGAACAGATTTTATTGGATCTAATAGTCTTAGTGggacatcaacatcatcgtTTCTCATGACTACTCATTATTAGCCCGCGTATCGCTCCCACCATTCCGAGCCTCCAGCTTCACCCTCCGCTCCTCACGCCATCTCGGTCCATGCCGAATCACTAACAACAGGAGCGGCGACGTGCTCAACATGACAAATGCAATAAAAGAATAGCACCAGCCCCTGCCCATAGCATTGAGCATGGGATCGATCAAGGCCGTAGCTCCCGCGCCCAGCAAACAGCGCACAAAGTTGTTAGCGGCGGTAGCTTTGGCCGCCTGCTCCGGGTAGAGGTCGACCAACAGCGTGCTGACGGTATTGAACGCCCCGGTCAGGGACATGCCCATGAGGAACAGGATGGTTGTCGGCGCGGCGAGATGGATTCCGAAATTCAAGAACCAGCCGAAAACCAGGATGCTCAGGCTTCCGATCGCCAAGAGCGGGAAGGCGATCTCCAGCCGCGCTTTTTCGATAGGGAAGTTCCGGAGGTCGGTGTGTCGGTTCTTGACCATTGGGAAGTTTAAATTCTTGGCGATGCGTCTGTAGTTGAAATCTAGGAACTTGCCGTTGCCGATGGAAGCGATGGTGGCGCCTACCCCAAAGGGGATGTAGCAGAGACCGATTTGGAGGTCGTCTAGGCCGTATAGATCGCGGTAGATGGCTGGTATGGAGGCGCTGACGTCGTAAAACCCAGCGAATAGCACTGCGTTGCTGAATAGGATAATGCTCGTGTCCTTCTGGAAGACAATGGACAGCGTCTGGAAAGGATTGGGGAAGGATAGTTTTTTCCTGGACGAGTCAGAGGTGATACCCTCCTCGCGAGCTTTGCGGGACTTGAGATAGCTGATCAAGGACATGTTCCATTTTTGAGGAGGCAGTGATCCATCCCCAACGACTCCGCGAGCGGTCTCGGGGAAGAAAATCAGGAACGGGATCATAAACGTTCCGGAGAAAATAGCGAGGAACCAAAATATGGCTCTCCATCCCAGATACTGCGCTAGTAGGCCTCCGATCACTGGTCCAATGGAGGGTCCGAGGAGTGATCCCGCCGTGACGAAGCCCATATATGAGCCGCGCTGGGATGCGGTGGCCACGTCGGATACCACGCCTGCGGAGAGGGCAATGGTTGTGCTGATCCCGGCGCTTTGAAGACACCTGAGCACGAAGAGGGCTGCGTAGTTGCTCTGTAGGGCAAGAGCAATGTTGGCTGCAATGTAGAGAGTGAAGCATACAACGTACGCTGGTCGTCGTCCTGCGTTGTCGGCGAAGTCGCCAATGAACATGGGCGATAGACCTTGGAAGATCTGGGGACATGAGCTTTGAGACGAAAAGAATAGAACCTTCCGAGATACTCACCATATAGCTTGTAAGGGTCAAGTTGATTAATGAACTTGTGACATGCAGATCCTCGGCCAAGGTATTCAAGGCTGGGAAGTAGATCTGCGACGAAACcggcgagaagaagccggccCACGAGGCCATAAAGACAATATATCGACGCTGCGACTCCGTGAAGACGGAGTAGTCGACCTCAGCGACGTCGGGCCCACTACTTCCGTGACGATTCCCCGCATTATTGGCATCCTGAGCAGCGGCAGACTCTAGGTCCTTTTCCGTAGGCTCGGCCATCCAGTTCAGTTCAGTTCAGTTGGTGCGAGAACATCCGAGCACCAAGCTTGCCGATTTAAACGGCGAAGAGAACAtgttgagaaggaagaaaccCCACTACGAAGAATTAATTTGAACTAGTACCCTCCGTAGTTAAATCCGAAGCGAAACCAGCGACAAGCGGCGCCggaatttttttttcctggCATCCCGTTTCCTGATTTGCGGAGGGGCAAAACTGGGTCTGTGCCGAAAAGCCGAACCCTCTTTTACTTGAGCTTTATCGGGGGTGGGGGGGTCAGGTCCCGATAAGGACGCAAAGTATGAACATTGCGAGTCGGTCAACCTTTTCTAAGGTCCCACTCCAGGCAGCTCTAGGCAGCTGCGTCTAGACGGATCTATAAATCTCCACACTCgcttctttggcttctttcGAAGGGAAAATGCAGTTCGGCGACTGATGCTCCAGGCCGAGATCTAATTTCTATTTATTTCATTGGACACCAGTAGCGATATCGGGATAACATCAAACGCCCCGAGACCGGACTGCCAATCTACACGCCTCCAGGAAGATCTGACAGAATTCCCACACCTCGGCGTATGTATTGTACAGGGCTGTGGGCGCGACACGGACAACATCCGGCTTTCTTTCGTCGATCACCACCCCATTCTCCTCCAAATGACTCAACACCGAATCCAGCAGACCGCGCTGAAGGCGTAGACTCAGCTGCGCGCCTCGTTCGTGTGGATTGGATGGTGTGATGAGAGTGAACGGCTTGTTGTCTTCCGCGGCTGCGTCGAGCGGGGACGTGAGGAGCAGGTGCTCCAGGTAGCCCGTGAGACTGAGTGATTTCTGGCGGATTGCAGCCATGGACGCTCGGTCGAAGATTTCGAGGGAGGCAACTACGGCGTTCATGTCCAGGACCGAAGGATTCGAGAGTTGGAAGCCTGCGGCGCCGGGCTGGGGGGTGAATTCTAGAGCATTGGGTTAGTCTTGCAATCCATGAGGGCCAGCAAGAAAGCACGTACTATTTTCCATATTGAACCGCGTCTTGCTATCATGGCCCCACCAGCCAGAGAATCGAGGACGGAATGTGTCGTCGCTATCA carries:
- a CDS encoding uncharacterized protein (ID:PFLUO_003819-T1.cds;~source:funannotate); amino-acid sequence: MSQPLPPPPPPQWVVALNSPMPNPTKAASSIPDPPGFSSSKAVGKQREKQQKDQQPTTSKPEETDALKIKKAWEIAIAPSKQIPMNAIMMYMSGNSLQIFSIMMVFMLFKGPIQGLFNTNAAFAKFDTESTRAKLVGVKAVYVLMQLGLLALGIWKVNAMGLLPTTRSDWLAWESERQPLERAYFAFS
- a CDS encoding uncharacterized protein (ID:PFLUO_003820-T1.cds;~source:funannotate) — encoded protein: MAEPTEKDLESAAAQDANNAGNRHGSSGPDVAEVDYSVFTESQRRYIVFMASWAGFFSPVSSQIYFPALNTLAEDLHVTSSLINLTLTSYMIFQGLSPMFIGDFADNAGRRPAYVVCFTLYIAANIALALQSNYAALFVLRCLQSAGISTTIALSAGVVSDVATASQRGSYMGFVTAGSLLGPSIGPVIGGLLAQYLGWRAIFWFLAIFSGTFMIPFLIFFPETARGVVGDGSLPPQKWNMSLISYLKSRKAREEGITSDSSRKKLSFPNPFQTLSIVFQKDTSIILFSNAVLFAGFYDVSASIPAIYRDLYGLDDLQIGLCYIPFGVGATIASIGNGKFLDFNYRRIAKNLNFPMVKNRHTDLRNFPIEKARLEIAFPLLAIGSLSILVFGWFLNFGIHLAAPTTILFLMGMSLTGAFNTVSTLLVDLYPEQAAKATAANNFVRCLLGAGATALIDPMLNAMGRGWCYSFIAFVMLSTSPLLLLVIRHGPRWREERRVKLEARNGGSDTRANNE